The following coding sequences lie in one Apium graveolens cultivar Ventura chromosome 3, ASM990537v1, whole genome shotgun sequence genomic window:
- the LOC141714556 gene encoding uridine/cytidine kinase UKL1, chloroplastic-like, with translation MISGKSMENAMCACCKGIKIGKILIHRDGDNGKQLIYEKLPKDISERHVLLLDLVLGTGNSANQAIELLIQKGVPESHIIFLNLISAPEGIHCVSKRFPTLKIVTSKIDVALNEEFRVIPGMGEFGDRYFGTDD, from the exons ATGATATC TGGTAAAAGCATGGAGAACGCTATGTGTGCTTGTTGCAAAGGAATAAAGATTGGGAAAATTCTAATCCATCGTGATGGTGATAATGGTAAACAG CTTATATACGAAAAACTTCCAAAAGATATCTCAGAACGACATGTCTTGCTCTTGGATCTAGTTCTTGGAACTG GCAACTCAGCCAACCAGGCGATTGAATTACTCATACAGAAGGGAGTACCGGAATCCCATATTATATTTCTTAATCTTATATCT GCTCCTGAAGGAATACATTGTGTCAGCAAGAGATTCCCAACGCTTAAAATAGTTACTTCAAAGATTGATGTAGCATTAAATGAAGAGTTTCGTGTAATACCGGGTATGGGGGAGTTTGGAGATCGTTACTTTGGTACCGATGATTGA